From the genome of Amylibacter sp. IMCC11727:
TGAAGGGGACGGTGGACTATTTCATCGAAAATACCTTTAATTATCCAACACTTGCAGAGGCTTATAAAATCGCTGGGTTGGATGCGTTCAACAGAATGCCGATTCCAGAAAAGTACAAAGTGAAATCGCCAAAGGCCAAAAAGTGACACGCATTTTCATCGACGCCGATGCCTGCCCCGTGAAGGATGAAACCCTGCGCGTGGCGGATCGGCATAAGGTGCAGGTGTTTGTGGTGTCCAATGGCGGGATCAGGCCCAATCCACATCCGCTGGTGGAAACGGTGGTTGTGGATGATGGGCCTGATGTGGCGGATATGTGGATCGCAGATCGTTGTGGGCGCGGTGATGTGGTGATTACAGGGGACATCCCGTTGGCCGCCAAGTGTTTGGAAGCAGACGCGCGGGTTGTGCAACACAACGGCGAAGTGTTCACCAAAGGCAATATCGGCAATCGGTTGGCAACGCGGGATTTAATGCAGGATCTGCGCGCCGCGGATCCGTTTCGCCAAGGGGGCGGAAAGCCGTTCAGCAAAGCGGATCGATCACGATTTTTAGATGTGTTGGAGCGCGAGGTGCGGTTTGCCCAAAGAGATTGAAGCGGTAGTTTTTGATATTGGAAACGTGCTGATCGAATGGCAGCCCGAGCGGTTTTACGACACTGTTATGCCTGCCGAAGATCGTGTGAAAATGTTTGAAACCATTGATTTACACCGCATGAATGATCTGGTGGATCGGGGTGCAAATTGGCGCGATACGGTTTATGCAACGGCTGAAGAGTACCCTGAATACCGCGATATGATCCGCCTTTGGCATGATCGGTGGATTGAAATGGCATCCCCTGCGATTGATGCGTCTGTGGATGTGCTGCGTAAATTGCGGATGAATTTTGTGCCCGTGTTTGCCCTGTCAAATTTTGGCATTCAGACGTTTGAATATGCGGAAACGGTTTATCCGTTTTTGCAAGAATTCGACCAGCGATACATTTCGGGCTATCGTGGTGAGGTAAAGCCAGAGCCGCGCATTTACGAGATTTTGGAACAAAACTGTGGCGTTGCGCCTGATCGTTTGCTGTTTGCCGATGATCGGCAGGAGAACCTAGATGCAGCGGCGGCGCGGGGTTGGAACGTACATCTGTTTGACGGGCCAGAGGGTTGGATCGAACGGTTGAAAAGCGAAGGATTACTGTGATGGATATTCCGTTTATCGGATTTGATGAAATGGACAACCGTTTGACGTGGCGCGGGGTCACAGAAGCACTGCGCAACGGGCATAAATTGGCGGCGGCAAGCATTGCAGATGGGTTTGCGTATCGCGGGGATGATACGCTGCTGAGCCGTGCCGCGTGGATTGACGGACTGGGCGTGGCAGTGAAATCTGCGACCGTTATTCCAGGCAATGTGGCCAAAGGCCGGCCCATGATCCACGGCGGGGTGATGGTGTTTGACGATGAGTTTGGCACGTTGGAAGCGGTGATTGATTTCCATTTGGTGACAAAATGGAAAACCGCTGGGGATAGCCTGTTGGGGGCGCAAATGCTCGCGCGGCCTGACAGTAAAATGGTTTTGATTGTGGGGGCTGGAACGGTGGCGCGGAATTTGGTTTCGGCCTATTCCAGTGCATTTCCAGAAGCGTCTTTCTTGATTTGGAACCGCACGGCTGCAAAGGCCGAAGAGTTGGCGACCGATTTGTCAAAATCTCATGATATCAAGACGATGAAGAGTCTTGAGGAAGCAGTTTCATTGGCGGACATAGTGTCTTGTGCGACCATGAGCACGGAACCTGTATTGCGAGGTGACTGGTTGCGCGCAGGGCAACATGTGGATTTGATCGGCGCGTACCGCCCTGACATGCGCGAGGTGGATGATACCGCGTTGAACCGCGCGCAGGTGTTTGTGGACAGTCGCGCCACAACTGTTGGGCATATCGGAGAATTGAAAATTCCAATCGCCAATGGAGTGTTTTCAGAAGATGATATTCAGGGTGAATTTTACGATCTGGTGGCTGGAACGGCGGGGCGTGAAACGGATGACGACATCACCTTGTTTAAAAACGGGGGCGGCGCGCATTTGGACCTGATGACGGCGAAATATATTTTGGCGGAGTGGTCGAAATGATCGCCTTTGACAACAGTTATGCACGGTTGCCCGATGGATTTTTCTCGCGGGTGAATCCTGACAAAGCCCCTGATCCATCGTTGATAAAGGTGAATGAAAAGCTGGCGGCGGCGATTGGGTTGGATGCGGCATGGCTTTCATCGCCAGAAGGAATTGCGATGTTGTCTGGTGCGGCAGTGGCTGAGGGGTCTGAACCGCTGGCCATGGCCTATGCTGGGCATCAGTTTGGGGGATGGTCGCCGCAACTTGGGGATGGGCGTGCGCATTTGCTCGGCGAGGTTGTTGGGCCAGATGGGGTGCGCCGTGATGTGCAGCTGAAAGGGTCCGGTGCAACGCCGTTTTCGCGCAATGGGGATGGCAAAGCGGCGCTTGGCCCTGTGTTGCGCGAATATATTGTCAGCGAATTTATGGCCGCTGCTGGCGTGCCAACGACCCGAGCGCTGGCGGCGGTTTCAACGGGCGAGCGTGTACAGCGCGAAACGGGAATGCCAGGTGCGGTTTTGACCCGTGTTGCGCAAAGCCATGTACGGGTTGGGACATTTCAGTATTTCTTTGCACGCCAACAAACCGAAAACCTGCAAACGCTCGCGAATTATGTGATTGATCGGCATTACCCATCGGCGCGAAATGCGGAGAATCCACCGCTCGACGTGTTGAAACAGGTGATGGAACGGTATGCCAAGTTGATTGCGCAATGGATGTGTTTGGGGTTCATTCACGGGGTGATGAACACGGACAATGTGCAGATCGCGGGGGAAACGATTGATTACGGGCCGTGTGCGTTTATGGACGATTTCCATCCCAATACGGTGTTCAGTTCGATCGATCGAAACGGGCGGTATGCCTGGGTGAACCAGCCCAATATCGGCGTTTGGAATATCTCTCGATTGGCGGAGGCATTGTTGCCGATATTGGATGCGGATGAAGACGCTGCCGTAAAATTGGCAGAGGGTGCGGTTGCGGGGTTTTCAGACATTTTTAATGATGCCTTGAACG
Proteins encoded in this window:
- a CDS encoding HAD family phosphatase: MPKEIEAVVFDIGNVLIEWQPERFYDTVMPAEDRVKMFETIDLHRMNDLVDRGANWRDTVYATAEEYPEYRDMIRLWHDRWIEMASPAIDASVDVLRKLRMNFVPVFALSNFGIQTFEYAETVYPFLQEFDQRYISGYRGEVKPEPRIYEILEQNCGVAPDRLLFADDRQENLDAAAARGWNVHLFDGPEGWIERLKSEGLL
- a CDS encoding YaiI/YqxD family protein, with product MTRIFIDADACPVKDETLRVADRHKVQVFVVSNGGIRPNPHPLVETVVVDDGPDVADMWIADRCGRGDVVITGDIPLAAKCLEADARVVQHNGEVFTKGNIGNRLATRDLMQDLRAADPFRQGGGKPFSKADRSRFLDVLEREVRFAQRD
- a CDS encoding ornithine cyclodeaminase, whose protein sequence is MDIPFIGFDEMDNRLTWRGVTEALRNGHKLAAASIADGFAYRGDDTLLSRAAWIDGLGVAVKSATVIPGNVAKGRPMIHGGVMVFDDEFGTLEAVIDFHLVTKWKTAGDSLLGAQMLARPDSKMVLIVGAGTVARNLVSAYSSAFPEASFLIWNRTAAKAEELATDLSKSHDIKTMKSLEEAVSLADIVSCATMSTEPVLRGDWLRAGQHVDLIGAYRPDMREVDDTALNRAQVFVDSRATTVGHIGELKIPIANGVFSEDDIQGEFYDLVAGTAGRETDDDITLFKNGGGAHLDLMTAKYILAEWSK
- a CDS encoding protein adenylyltransferase SelO family protein, coding for MIAFDNSYARLPDGFFSRVNPDKAPDPSLIKVNEKLAAAIGLDAAWLSSPEGIAMLSGAAVAEGSEPLAMAYAGHQFGGWSPQLGDGRAHLLGEVVGPDGVRRDVQLKGSGATPFSRNGDGKAALGPVLREYIVSEFMAAAGVPTTRALAAVSTGERVQRETGMPGAVLTRVAQSHVRVGTFQYFFARQQTENLQTLANYVIDRHYPSARNAENPPLDVLKQVMERYAKLIAQWMCLGFIHGVMNTDNVQIAGETIDYGPCAFMDDFHPNTVFSSIDRNGRYAWVNQPNIGVWNISRLAEALLPILDADEDAAVKLAEGAVAGFSDIFNDALNEGIAAKLGITVNAEFMQSTFKVMTDHGCDFTLFFRELTRIAKGGTTEPFEALFVTPNAAQTWLDSWRAEHDPALVDRMATVNPIFIPRNHRVEEAIASAVDGDFAPFHTLVEVLERPFDAQPNRAEFERPPTADQVVRETFCGT